A region of Campylobacter armoricus DNA encodes the following proteins:
- a CDS encoding urease accessory protein UreD — MFAQKSVFKLTLDTINEKTIIKNSFFTPPFKLMRNFYDKKLTSIYVLNSSAGIFKDDHLSFEIICKKNTNAAILTQSYEKVYDTKDSFASKNIDFALEENASFFYMPKPLLLQENANFIQNTKINLASFSRLVYVDFVIFGRVAMEEKFAFKNYESLTQIYRNDTLILNDKIKINPSYMKENELNFFANHTHYLSIYLFGYDEFYEELKALFDDINQLFYEGLCIKILSKKSEKLLLLQDKLFKFCQNKI, encoded by the coding sequence TTGTTTGCTCAAAAGAGTGTTTTTAAACTTACATTAGATACTATTAATGAAAAAACTATCATTAAAAATTCTTTTTTTACTCCTCCTTTTAAGCTTATGAGGAATTTTTATGATAAAAAATTAACTAGTATATATGTTTTAAATTCTAGTGCTGGAATTTTTAAAGATGATCATTTAAGTTTTGAAATCATATGTAAGAAAAATACAAATGCCGCTATACTTACACAAAGTTATGAAAAAGTATATGATACTAAAGATTCTTTTGCGAGTAAAAATATTGATTTTGCTCTTGAAGAAAATGCAAGTTTTTTTTATATGCCAAAGCCACTTTTGCTTCAAGAAAATGCAAATTTTATACAAAATACAAAGATTAATCTAGCTTCTTTTTCAAGATTAGTTTATGTTGATTTTGTCATTTTTGGTAGAGTGGCTATGGAAGAAAAATTTGCTTTTAAAAATTATGAGAGTTTAACTCAAATTTATAGAAATGACACTTTAATTTTAAATGATAAAATTAAAATCAATCCTTCTTATATGAAAGAAAATGAATTAAATTTTTTTGCAAATCATACGCATTATTTGAGTATTTATCTTTTTGGATACGATGAGTTTTATGAAGAATTAAAAGCTTTATTTGACGATATAAATCAACTTTTTTATGAGGGTTTATGTATAAAAATTCTTAGTAAGAAAAGTGAAAAATTACTTTTACTTCAAGATAAGCTTTTTAAATTTTGTCAAAATAAAATATAA
- the queF gene encoding preQ(1) synthase: MRYGEKEIKEFSVENMEVWPNDAKNDYVIKITLPEFMCCCPRSGYPDFATIYLEYIPNKLVVELKAIKLYINTFMYRNISHEASINEIYNTLKEKLDPKWIKVVGDFNPRGNVHTVIECRSDLVVSK, from the coding sequence ATGCGATATGGTGAAAAAGAAATCAAAGAATTTAGCGTAGAAAATATGGAAGTTTGGCCAAATGATGCTAAAAATGATTATGTGATTAAAATCACTTTGCCTGAATTTATGTGTTGTTGTCCGCGTAGTGGATATCCTGATTTTGCTACTATTTATCTTGAATATATACCAAATAAATTAGTAGTTGAACTTAAAGCTATAAAACTTTATATAAATACTTTTATGTATAGAAATATTTCACATGAAGCAAGCATTAATGAAATTTATAATACTTTAAAAGAAAAACTTGATCCAAAATGGATAAAAGTAGTTGGTGATTTTAATCCTCGTGGTAATGTGCATACTGTTATAGAATGTAGATCTGATTTAGTAGTGTCTAAATAA
- the sorA gene encoding sulfite:cytochrome c oxidoreductase molybdopterin oxidoreductase subunit has translation MEKYQLDQEQNSQEDRRGFLKNLGITLLGASALANVSLDNYILGSKVLAKELDTFKIEGKKDVIYHGERPMTAETQIYALDSDFTRPENFFVRNNGVPPEMSTIKERMKKGWTLEIGGESVKTAKTYTLDELKKKFKHYTYALTLECGGNGRGEVIPSTKGTQWGYGAVACGRWTGVRLKDILEDCGVKDDAVYIGYYGIDTKLNGEEASPISRGVPIKKAMQDETLVAWAYEGKDIPWINGYPLRLVCGGYPASTSGKWLSKIVVRNKVHDGEKMDTSYKVPVNPVKPGDFTSKVEMKIIESMPVRSIITNIKNNTKIKANKKFEVRGKAWAGELEVKEVYVSNDYGVTWTKAKVEKPLNRLAWQKWSTQISIPTKGYYEIWARAVDSKENSQPMVLAQWNPGGYINNACHRINILGV, from the coding sequence ATGGAAAAGTATCAATTAGATCAAGAACAAAATTCACAAGAAGATCGTAGAGGCTTTTTAAAAAATTTAGGTATTACTTTGCTTGGAGCTAGTGCTTTAGCAAATGTTTCTTTAGATAATTACATTTTAGGAAGTAAAGTTCTTGCTAAAGAGTTAGATACTTTTAAAATAGAAGGTAAAAAAGATGTGATTTATCACGGGGAAAGACCTATGACAGCAGAAACACAAATTTATGCTTTAGATTCTGATTTTACAAGACCTGAAAATTTCTTTGTAAGAAATAATGGTGTTCCACCTGAAATGAGTACAATAAAAGAAAGAATGAAAAAAGGTTGGACGCTTGAAATTGGCGGAGAAAGTGTAAAAACTGCAAAAACATACACTCTAGATGAACTAAAGAAAAAATTCAAACATTATACCTATGCATTGACTTTAGAATGCGGTGGTAATGGTAGAGGCGAAGTTATACCTAGCACTAAAGGGACTCAATGGGGTTATGGAGCTGTTGCTTGTGGTAGATGGACAGGGGTTAGGCTAAAAGATATTTTAGAAGATTGTGGTGTAAAAGATGATGCTGTTTATATAGGGTATTATGGAATCGATACTAAATTAAATGGTGAAGAAGCTTCTCCTATTAGTAGAGGTGTGCCTATTAAAAAAGCTATGCAAGATGAAACATTAGTTGCTTGGGCTTATGAGGGTAAAGATATACCTTGGATTAATGGTTATCCACTTCGTTTAGTTTGTGGAGGATACCCTGCGAGTACAAGTGGCAAATGGCTTTCAAAAATTGTTGTAAGAAATAAAGTTCATGATGGTGAAAAAATGGATACTTCTTATAAAGTTCCAGTAAATCCTGTAAAACCAGGTGATTTTACATCTAAAGTTGAAATGAAGATCATCGAATCAATGCCAGTAAGATCTATCATCACTAACATCAAAAATAACACAAAAATTAAAGCAAATAAAAAATTTGAAGTTAGAGGAAAAGCTTGGGCGGGCGAGCTAGAAGTAAAAGAAGTGTATGTAAGTAATGACTATGGTGTAACTTGGACTAAAGCAAAAGTTGAAAAACCTTTAAATCGTCTTGCATGGCAAAAATGGAGCACTCAAATTTCAATCCCAACAAAAGGATATTATGAAATTTGGGCTAGAGCAGTTGATAGCAAAGAAAATAGTCAGCCTATGGTTTTAGCACAATGGAATCCAGGTGGTTATATCAACAATGCTTGTCATAGAATAAATATTCTTGGAGTATGA
- the sorB gene encoding sulfite:cytochrome c oxidoreductase monoheme cytochrome C subunit, whose amino-acid sequence MFKKIILVLCIGFSFLFANAQYKVNPDTGLIIDPDSPLVEANCLACHGSGLITNMRASKQAWLAAIRWMQESEGLWEIPADDEEKILNYLTKYYGEKYDTRRRIPLVLLEK is encoded by the coding sequence ATGTTTAAAAAAATAATCTTAGTTTTATGTATAGGATTTTCTTTTCTTTTTGCAAATGCGCAATATAAAGTAAATCCTGATACAGGATTGATTATAGATCCAGATTCTCCTTTAGTGGAAGCTAATTGTTTAGCTTGTCATGGCTCAGGGCTTATCACTAATATGCGTGCAAGCAAACAAGCTTGGCTTGCTGCTATTAGATGGATGCAAGAATCAGAAGGTTTATGGGAAATTCCTGCAGATGATGAGGAAAAAATTTTAAATTATTTAACTAAATATTACGGGGAAAAATACGATACTAGAAGAAGAATTCCTTTAGTTTTACTAGAAAAATAA
- a CDS encoding outer membrane beta-barrel protein codes for MKIKVLSLVASIVLVSNLALADENSGLFLGVDAGWFHTKVKSDLEHNKAKNVKYNGDLEGDVPVFGLRAGYRFNENHRAYGAYSYSSEFSDVIDVARLKIDGEFTTHKFLLGYDFTPKIFEKTRAVLGIYGGYAKTDITLKTKFLSLSQDFDGYTYGTKIGALYELTPLNEIEFGFKIEQTHYNTRNFYQSTVGSNFYDPKQTNYGLYLGYTYKF; via the coding sequence ATGAAAATAAAGGTTTTAAGCTTAGTTGCAAGTATAGTTTTAGTTTCAAACTTAGCTTTAGCTGATGAAAATTCAGGTTTGTTTTTGGGTGTTGATGCGGGATGGTTTCACACTAAAGTGAAAAGTGATCTTGAACACAATAAAGCAAAAAATGTCAAATATAATGGTGATTTAGAAGGTGATGTTCCAGTTTTTGGTTTAAGAGCTGGTTATCGTTTCAATGAAAACCATAGGGCTTATGGTGCTTATAGTTATTCTAGTGAATTTAGCGATGTTATCGATGTTGCAAGATTAAAAATTGATGGAGAATTTACTACACATAAATTCTTACTTGGATATGATTTTACTCCAAAAATATTTGAAAAAACAAGAGCAGTTTTAGGTATATATGGTGGTTATGCAAAGACAGATATTACTTTAAAGACAAAATTTTTATCTTTGTCTCAAGATTTTGATGGTTATACTTATGGAACAAAAATTGGTGCTTTATACGAATTAACTCCATTAAATGAGATTGAGTTTGGTTTTAAAATTGAACAAACTCATTATAATACAAGAAATTTTTATCAAAGCACCGTAGGTTCGAATTTTTATGATCCTAAGCAAACAAATTATGGTTTATATCTAGGATATACTTATAAATTTTAA
- a CDS encoding alkylphosphonate utilization protein has protein sequence MPKDANGTELNAGDNVSVIKDLKVKGASTTLKRGTTIKNIKLTNKDTEIEAKVDKFGVIVLKTEFLKKI, from the coding sequence ATGCCAAAAGATGCAAATGGAACTGAGCTTAACGCAGGTGATAATGTAAGTGTGATTAAAGATTTAAAAGTTAAAGGTGCAAGTACAACTTTAAAGCGTGGTACTACTATCAAAAATATCAAACTTACAAATAAAGATACTGAAATTGAAGCTAAGGTAGATAAATTTGGCGTGATTGTTTTAAAAACCGAATTTCTTAAAAAAATATAA
- the thyX gene encoding FAD-dependent thymidylate synthase, with protein MKITLLNYTPLSVCSHATRTCWQSFDKGDCGGEKDKELIDRVGNKFKHASTLEHLNYTFYIQGISRACLQEVARHRHTSPSVKSTRYTLKELRNENEFKENDFENAKKYLVLTGNEIVDNASIKALENLRLILQNSISLDIAKYCLPESYKTELTLTINARSLQNFITLRSSKSALWEIRQLANALFENLPEEHQFIFKHCVYQEENSQN; from the coding sequence ATGAAAATCACATTGTTAAACTATACTCCACTTTCTGTATGCTCTCACGCTACAAGAACATGTTGGCAAAGTTTTGATAAAGGCGATTGCGGAGGAGAAAAAGATAAAGAATTAATCGATCGAGTGGGAAATAAATTTAAGCATGCTTCAACCTTAGAACATTTAAATTATACTTTTTATATACAAGGTATCTCAAGAGCATGTTTGCAAGAAGTTGCAAGACACCGACATACTAGCCCTAGTGTAAAAAGTACAAGATATACACTAAAAGAGCTTAGAAATGAAAATGAATTTAAAGAAAATGACTTTGAAAATGCTAAAAAATATTTAGTATTAACTGGAAATGAAATAGTAGATAATGCAAGCATTAAAGCTTTAGAAAATTTGCGTTTAATTTTACAAAATAGCATTAGTTTGGATATAGCAAAATACTGCTTGCCAGAAAGCTATAAAACAGAATTAACTTTAACGATTAATGCAAGAAGTTTGCAAAATTTCATTACTCTAAGAAGCTCAAAATCAGCTCTGTGGGAGATAAGACAACTCGCAAATGCTTTATTTGAAAACTTACCTGAGGAGCATCAATTTATTTTCAAACACTGCGTTTATCAAGAAGAAAATTCCCAAAATTGA
- a CDS encoding CTP synthase — protein sequence MKLKQTKYIFVTGGVLSSLGKGIAAASIATILKNSGLKVSILKADPYINVDPGTMSPLEHGEVFVTDDGAETDLDLGHYERFLNENLSQDNNFTTGRVYQSVIEKERRGDYLGKTIQVIPHIVDEIKDRIKKAGVDKDILIVEIGGTVGDIEGLPFLEAIRALKLEVGKYNAINIHLTLVPFIKAAGELKTKPTQHSVGELRRIGISPDMIICRSEKSLDRELKDKIAISCGVEKNCVIESVDAASIYQIPLNFLKQDILNSIANLLDLQNLKPNMNEWDSLVKRVIAPSNELSIAFVGKYVDLKESYKSLTEAIIHAGAALDARVNLKWIDSEKLENANIEESFKDVSGILVAGGFGYRGVEGKIKAIKYARENKIPFLGICLGMQLSLVEFARNVLKLEDANSSEFDKDCKNPIIFLIDEFIDASGEKQIRTSKTPLGGTMRLGAYECHIKPNTLLSKVYDNQKSVKERHRHRYEANPKYKEMFEKNGLIISGENEGLVEAIELKDHPFFLAVQFHPEFTSRLVRVNPAIFSFIKASLKNHVK from the coding sequence ATGAAATTAAAGCAAACTAAGTATATTTTTGTAACCGGTGGCGTTTTAAGTTCTTTGGGAAAAGGTATAGCAGCAGCTTCTATTGCTACGATTTTAAAAAATTCGGGTTTAAAAGTAAGTATTTTAAAAGCAGATCCTTATATTAATGTTGATCCTGGTACTATGAGTCCTTTAGAACATGGGGAAGTTTTTGTTACAGATGATGGTGCTGAAACAGATTTAGACTTAGGACATTATGAGAGATTTTTAAACGAGAACTTATCCCAAGATAACAACTTCACCACAGGAAGAGTTTATCAAAGCGTCATAGAAAAAGAAAGAAGAGGAGATTATTTAGGAAAAACCATACAAGTTATCCCTCATATAGTTGATGAAATAAAAGATCGTATTAAAAAAGCCGGAGTTGATAAAGATATTTTAATCGTTGAAATAGGCGGTACAGTAGGAGATATAGAAGGTTTGCCATTTTTAGAAGCTATTAGAGCTTTAAAGCTTGAAGTGGGTAAATATAATGCTATTAATATCCACTTAACTTTGGTGCCATTTATCAAAGCAGCAGGAGAGCTAAAGACAAAGCCAACTCAACATAGTGTCGGGGAGTTACGCCGTATAGGTATTAGTCCTGATATGATTATTTGTAGAAGTGAAAAATCTTTAGATAGAGAGTTAAAAGATAAAATTGCAATTTCATGTGGAGTTGAAAAAAACTGCGTTATAGAAAGTGTTGATGCAGCTAGTATTTATCAAATTCCACTAAATTTCTTAAAACAAGATATTTTAAACTCTATTGCAAATTTATTAGATCTTCAAAATTTAAAGCCAAATATGAATGAATGGGATTCTTTAGTTAAAAGAGTGATTGCCCCAAGCAATGAGCTTAGCATAGCCTTTGTAGGAAAATATGTAGATTTAAAAGAAAGTTATAAAAGCTTAACAGAAGCCATTATCCATGCAGGTGCAGCACTTGATGCAAGAGTAAATTTAAAATGGATTGATAGTGAAAAACTAGAAAATGCAAATATAGAAGAAAGTTTTAAAGATGTAAGTGGAATTTTAGTAGCAGGTGGTTTTGGATACCGCGGGGTAGAAGGAAAAATCAAAGCTATAAAATATGCAAGAGAGAATAAAATTCCATTTTTAGGAATTTGCTTGGGTATGCAGCTTTCTTTAGTGGAATTTGCTAGAAATGTTTTAAAACTTGAAGATGCAAATTCAAGTGAATTTGATAAAGATTGTAAAAATCCTATTATATTTTTGATTGATGAATTTATCGACGCAAGTGGAGAAAAGCAAATTAGAACAAGTAAAACTCCATTAGGCGGAACTATGCGTCTTGGAGCTTATGAGTGTCATATTAAGCCAAATACACTTTTAAGCAAGGTTTATGATAATCAAAAAAGTGTTAAAGAACGCCACCGCCACCGCTATGAAGCAAATCCAAAATATAAAGAAATGTTTGAAAAAAACGGGCTTATCATAAGCGGTGAAAATGAAGGTTTGGTTGAAGCTATAGAGCTAAAAGATCATCCATTTTTCTTAGCAGTTCAGTTCCACCCTGAATTTACTTCACGCTTAGTCAGGGTTAATCCTGCTATTTTTTCTTTTATTAAAGCATCTTTAAAAAATCATGTTAAATAA
- the recJ gene encoding single-stranded-DNA-specific exonuclease RecJ: MLNKAKIKEILHQRFINDTHVKLCDLPMPSCLKDVYKGALRIKEAIEKNQKLAIVGDYDVDGVISCVILSEFFDDIGYDYVVKIPNRFKDGYGLNEEIINELDGVDLIITVDNGIAAFEAAELCLQKGIDLIITDHHMPAAILPKAYAIINPKQQDCEFPDIEICGAQVAWYLIAAIKEVCKINYNMCKFIELLSIAIIADMMELRDLNRALVRKGIECINDSKRVAFRAIKQYFGKDKFELDNISFLIAPLINSAGRMDDAIISYKFLHSKNIDEVVGYLEQIITYNNNRKDEERELFKQCLEQVDENNPVIIVNGQNWHEGVLGIVASRLAKHFNKPAFVFSECEQKAKASVRSVGKIDILKVIEQAKEYVLSYGGHKGAAGVLVELEKFEMFKTKLNEICKNIPKDDFYNTDEVLGSIDPNEVDFELLEILEFFEPFGHKNPRPYFKFDKLFVKNKKRLGKEENHIKLILTQGNKILEALFFNFDYEPQIGESIDFIAGISKNNFRGLITPQLTIKEILR; the protein is encoded by the coding sequence ATGTTAAATAAAGCCAAAATAAAAGAAATTTTACACCAGCGTTTTATCAACGATACGCATGTAAAGCTTTGTGATTTACCTATGCCATCTTGCTTAAAAGATGTCTATAAGGGTGCTTTGCGTATTAAAGAAGCAATTGAAAAAAACCAAAAGCTTGCTATTGTTGGGGATTATGATGTAGATGGAGTGATTTCTTGTGTGATTTTATCTGAATTTTTTGATGATATCGGATATGATTATGTGGTAAAAATTCCAAATCGTTTTAAAGATGGATATGGTTTAAATGAAGAAATCATCAACGAACTTGATGGAGTAGATTTAATCATCACTGTAGATAATGGTATAGCAGCATTTGAAGCAGCAGAGCTTTGTTTGCAAAAAGGAATTGACTTAATCATCACTGATCATCATATGCCAGCAGCTATCTTACCAAAAGCTTATGCAATCATCAATCCTAAACAACAAGATTGTGAATTTCCTGATATTGAAATTTGTGGCGCTCAAGTGGCTTGGTATTTGATAGCTGCTATAAAAGAAGTATGTAAGATTAATTATAATATGTGTAAATTTATAGAGCTTTTATCCATTGCAATTATTGCAGATATGATGGAGCTTAGAGATTTAAATAGGGCTTTGGTTAGAAAAGGTATAGAGTGTATTAATGATTCTAAGCGTGTAGCGTTTCGGGCGATTAAGCAGTATTTTGGTAAAGATAAATTCGAACTTGATAATATCAGTTTTTTAATTGCACCTTTGATTAATAGTGCCGGTAGAATGGATGATGCGATAATTTCTTACAAATTTTTACATTCTAAAAATATCGATGAGGTTGTGGGGTATTTAGAGCAAATCATCACTTATAATAATAATCGCAAAGATGAAGAAAGAGAGCTTTTTAAACAATGCTTAGAGCAAGTTGATGAAAACAATCCTGTGATTATTGTCAATGGGCAAAATTGGCATGAGGGGGTTTTAGGTATAGTTGCAAGTCGTTTGGCAAAGCATTTTAACAAACCTGCTTTTGTTTTTTCAGAATGTGAGCAAAAAGCTAAAGCTAGTGTTAGAAGTGTAGGAAAGATTGATATTTTAAAAGTAATAGAACAAGCTAAAGAATATGTTTTAAGTTATGGTGGCCACAAAGGTGCTGCAGGGGTTTTGGTAGAACTTGAGAAATTTGAAATGTTCAAAACAAAACTCAATGAAATCTGTAAAAATATTCCTAAAGATGATTTTTACAATACAGATGAAGTTTTAGGTAGTATTGATCCAAATGAAGTGGATTTTGAGCTTTTGGAAATTTTAGAATTCTTTGAGCCTTTTGGGCATAAAAATCCAAGGCCGTATTTTAAATTTGATAAGCTTTTTGTGAAAAATAAAAAAAGATTAGGAAAAGAAGAAAATCATATAAAACTTATTTTAACTCAAGGAAATAAGATTTTAGAAGCTTTATTTTTTAACTTTGACTATGAGCCACAAATTGGAGAAAGTATAGATTTTATTGCGGGTATTTCTAAAAATAACTTTAGAGGATTAATAACCCCTCAACTTACTATCAAAGAAATTTTAAGATAA
- a CDS encoding lytic transglycosylase domain-containing protein, protein MIKKVLLFVFSFSIAFSFETKIFIGDTYIPENFYKYDKEFKAAAKKYNIPIVLLKAITLTENATFKHNIIGKNKNQTKDYGLMQINTIHLKRYNINEKDIIKPSVNIEIAARLLHEIIQKHGFSWNAIGRYHSANDKYKNIWLNKVTKHLITIVLKDSKELFMMEKFRLAKLTTLLINVDKKQYDYLVTWIR, encoded by the coding sequence ATGATAAAAAAAGTATTATTGTTTGTTTTTTCTTTTAGCATTGCTTTTTCTTTTGAAACAAAAATTTTTATAGGAGATACATATATACCTGAAAATTTTTATAAATATGATAAAGAATTTAAAGCAGCTGCTAAAAAATACAATATACCTATAGTATTACTTAAGGCTATTACGCTAACAGAAAATGCAACATTTAAGCATAATATCATAGGAAAGAATAAAAACCAAACCAAAGATTATGGCTTAATGCAAATTAATACTATCCATTTAAAGCGTTACAATATAAATGAAAAAGATATTATAAAACCAAGTGTAAATATAGAAATAGCAGCAAGATTACTTCATGAGATCATTCAAAAACATGGTTTTAGTTGGAATGCTATAGGAAGATATCATTCAGCAAATGATAAATATAAAAATATCTGGTTGAATAAGGTTACTAAGCATTTAATAACTATCGTTTTAAAAGATAGCAAAGAACTTTTTATGATGGAAAAATTTAGACTTGCTAAGCTTACGACTTTGTTAATAAATGTTGATAAAAAACAATATGATTATTTAGTCACTTGGATAAGATAG
- a CDS encoding beta strand repeat-containing protein → MSYFTGGGIDFQSNQTSSLTNSFNSFVLNKHITHNNLSFTKKTFLSLATISFLATCANASITTINDKVSNGSITIANARSNISRDISGGGCSGTICTIETTQNNGVTISGNNGGTLTITDKGSITNNNKYGSGVLINGSATNVNINNSGTIDSTNTNNQSGNGISVEGNNNNNITITNSGSINSGTFNGIEIKGSNNTINNLTNSGTITGKGNGISVNGSNNVIKTLDNSGTITGKNNGVNISGNNTINNLTNSGTINSTNGKGMTIGSNASIENISNNGLITGSNGQYAIEIGNNRNNGATITNFTNNGTIGSSNSSYAIVGWANGSKKTTITNFTNNGLIQSGPKEAIYLNNTNIGTFTNSGTITSSKGSGLNFGNVTIDNFNNSGTINGGGYVALYIQGGHIKTLNINEGSRISGSFGIAIHKGGKLSNLNVNGGVFNTKYSAVIFQGAKTDTNINIANSKITTNDFGLYMLNSAITGNTFDIKNSTFTTKIDGIAMTSSKVNSSINLDNSKFNAGTNAILLDGNSKLTGNISIKNNSSLFGGTSGIGIRDNSKITSDINIEDESLLGGKIGITLTKNAGIDGSINLKNGATIASLKQEKDALKYDESGTAILNEGTIKGNISLDKSFIYGSVYNKNTIGGNISLNNKSYISSINNQKIFKAL, encoded by the coding sequence ATGTCTTATTTCACGGGGGGGGGTATTGATTTTCAATCAAACCAAACTTCATCTTTAACTAATTCTTTTAATTCGTTTGTTTTAAACAAACATATTACACATAATAATCTTTCTTTTACTAAAAAAACTTTTTTATCTTTAGCAACTATATCTTTTTTAGCTACCTGTGCTAATGCTAGTATTACAACTATTAATGATAAAGTTTCTAATGGTAGTATAACTATTGCTAATGCTAGAAGCAATATATCAAGAGATATTAGTGGTGGTGGTTGTAGTGGAACAATTTGTACTATAGAAACCACTCAAAATAATGGAGTAACTATAAGTGGTAATAATGGTGGAACTTTAACCATTACAGATAAGGGAAGTATAACTAATAATAATAAATATGGTAGTGGAGTTTTAATTAATGGCAGTGCTACTAATGTAAATATTAATAATAGTGGAACTATTGATTCTACAAATACAAATAATCAAAGTGGTAATGGTATTAGTGTAGAAGGAAATAACAATAATAATATTACTATAACTAATAGTGGAAGTATCAATAGTGGTACTTTTAATGGAATTGAAATTAAAGGTAGTAATAATACTATAAACAATCTTACCAATAGTGGAACTATAACTGGTAAAGGTAATGGTATAAGTGTTAATGGTAGCAACAATGTAATTAAAACTTTGGATAATAGTGGAACTATAACTGGTAAAAATAATGGTGTAAATATTAGTGGTAACAACACTATAAACAATCTTACCAATAGTGGAACTATTAATTCAACTAATGGTAAAGGTATGACTATAGGTTCTAATGCTAGTATAGAAAATATTAGCAATAATGGCTTAATAACTGGTAGCAATGGACAATATGCTATAGAAATAGGTAATAATAGAAACAATGGTGCCACTATTACTAACTTTACTAATAATGGAACTATAGGTAGTTCAAATTCTAGTTATGCCATAGTGGGTTGGGCTAATGGTAGTAAGAAAACCACTATTACTAATTTTACTAATAATGGTTTAATACAATCAGGTCCTAAAGAAGCAATATATTTAAATAATACCAATATAGGAACTTTTACCAATAGTGGAACAATTACTTCATCTAAAGGTTCTGGTTTAAATTTTGGTAATGTAACTATAGATAACTTTAACAATAGTGGGACTATAAATGGCGGTGGTTATGTTGCATTGTATATACAAGGAGGACATATAAAAACTTTAAATATAAATGAAGGTTCTCGTATATCCGGTTCTTTTGGTATAGCTATTCATAAAGGAGGGAAACTAAGTAACCTCAATGTAAATGGAGGTGTTTTTAATACAAAATATAGTGCTGTTATATTTCAAGGTGCTAAAACTGATACAAATATAAATATAGCAAATTCAAAAATAACTACAAACGATTTTGGTTTGTATATGCTTAATTCAGCGATAACAGGTAATACTTTTGATATAAAAAATTCTACTTTTACAACTAAAATAGATGGAATAGCAATGACTAGTTCTAAAGTAAATTCTAGTATTAATTTAGATAATTCTAAATTTAATGCTGGTACCAATGCTATTTTATTAGATGGAAATTCAAAATTAACTGGAAATATAAGCATAAAAAATAATTCTAGTTTATTTGGTGGTACTAGTGGAATAGGAATTAGAGATAATTCTAAAATCACCTCTGATATAAACATAGAAGATGAAAGTTTATTAGGTGGGAAAATAGGTATAACACTAACAAAAAATGCTGGCATTGATGGAAGTATCAATCTAAAAAATGGCGCAACCATAGCTAGCCTAAAACAAGAAAAAGATGCCCTAAAATATGATGAAAGTGGCACAGCTATACTTAATGAAGGAACTATCAAAGGTAATATCTCTTTAGATAAATCTTTCATTTATGGAAGTGTTTATAATAAAAACACCATAGGTGGTAATATATCTTTAAATAATAAATCTTATATTAGCTCTATAAACAATCAAAAAATATTCAAGGCTCTATAG